The window CACCGCGACCAACCCCTTCACCGCGGCGAAACCACAACCCCCAACAACCCGGGCCCGGTATGCGCCCCGATCACCGCCCCGACCTCACTCACATGCAGCTCAGCCAACCCCGGCACCCGCGCCCGCAAACGATCCGCCAGCGCCGACGCCCGGTCAGGGGCGGAGAGATGGTGCACCGCGATGTCGACCTGCGCGCTGCCCGCCCGCTCGGCCGCGATCTCCTCGAGGCGGGCGATCGCCCGGGACGCCGTCCGTACCTTCTCCAGCGGTCCGATCCGGCCGCCCTCCAGCTGCAGCAGCGGCTTCACCGCGAGCGCGGACCCCAACAACGCCTGTGCGGCACCGATACGGCCACCGCGGCGCAGATAGTCGAGGGTGTCGACGTAGAAGTAGGCGGCCGTACCCCCGGCCCGCTTCTCCGCGGCCGTGACGGCCTCGTCCACCGTGCCGCCCGTCTCCGCCGCCTCGGCCGCGGCGAGCGCGCAGAAGCCGAGCGCCATGGCGACCATCCCGGTGTCCACGACCCGCACCGGCACCGGTGCCTCGCGCGCCGCGAGGACCGCCGCGTCGTAGGTGCCGGAGAGCTCGGCGGACAGGTGCAGGGAGACGATGCCGGTGGCGCCGGAC of the Streptomyces sp. T12 genome contains:
- a CDS encoding DegV family protein, with the translated sequence MSRHVAIVTDSTAYLPPRTMERHGITAVPLTVVVGGQALDEGTEISTRSLAQALQKRRPVTTSRPSPQVFAEHYRKVAESGATGIVSLHLSAELSGTYDAAVLAAREAPVPVRVVDTGMVAMALGFCALAAAEAAETGGTVDEAVTAAEKRAGGTAAYFYVDTLDYLRRGGRIGAAQALLGSALAVKPLLQLEGGRIGPLEKVRTASRAIARLEEIAAERAGSAQVDIAVHHLSAPDRASALADRLRARVPGLAELHVSEVGAVIGAHTGPGLLGVVVSPR